One stretch of Methanofastidiosum sp. DNA includes these proteins:
- a CDS encoding tRNA-guanine transglycosylase — MEAISRIKTAHGDIKTPTLLPVCALTYGVWDVFIEEKVIPPWKLSDATLFSLEYVRNTKYEEKVIDGFHKLFSEKKPIFVDSGGFQSMKKGIDRDPIDVLRFQEKLKADVAATFDYPVPLNVERPEYMKMLQKSIDSANLALENKEREEMLLYSCVHGFSEEEIDWYFSKLSSGFDGYAMGSLVPRKNDYKTLIEIIHRAKMHVHERGKPLHIFGVTGFPMLYALSYMGIETMDSWTYLVASIYKEYIHPETLKRVRMRKTGKIPECDCFICKERGMEDFLGATSVPQAYLAIHNLNMFMREMKLIKEHMDENSFEELVEQKSKYNLRIKKAYEYAKQHMNRNSSF, encoded by the coding sequence ATGGAAGCGATTTCTAGAATTAAGACTGCTCACGGAGACATCAAAACACCTACCCTTCTCCCTGTGTGCGCACTTACCTATGGCGTTTGGGACGTTTTCATTGAAGAAAAGGTAATTCCTCCGTGGAAACTTTCAGATGCTACACTTTTCTCATTAGAGTATGTAAGAAACACAAAATATGAGGAGAAGGTCATAGATGGCTTCCACAAACTTTTTTCAGAAAAGAAGCCCATATTTGTTGATTCAGGTGGATTCCAATCTATGAAAAAGGGCATTGATAGGGATCCTATAGATGTGCTTAGATTCCAGGAAAAACTCAAAGCTGATGTCGCTGCCACCTTTGATTACCCTGTTCCACTAAATGTTGAAAGACCCGAATATATGAAAATGCTTCAAAAAAGTATTGACAGCGCTAATTTGGCCCTTGAAAATAAAGAAAGAGAAGAGATGTTACTATATTCTTGCGTTCATGGATTTTCAGAGGAAGAGATAGACTGGTATTTTTCAAAACTATCTAGCGGCTTTGATGGATATGCAATGGGCTCCCTTGTTCCAAGAAAAAATGATTATAAAACATTAATAGAGATAATCCATAGGGCAAAGATGCATGTACATGAGCGCGGAAAGCCACTTCACATATTTGGAGTTACTGGATTTCCCATGCTTTATGCATTGAGCTATATGGGAATTGAAACAATGGACTCCTGGACCTATCTTGTTGCATCAATTTACAAGGAATACATACACCCAGAAACCTTGAAAAGGGTGAGGATGAGAAAAACTGGGAAGATACCAGAGTGCGACTGTTTTATTTGTAAGGAACGTGGGATGGAGGATTTTCTTGGAGCTACGAGTGTTCCACAAGCGTATCTAGCGATTCATAATTTGAATATGTTCATGCGGGAAATGAAGTTGATAAAAGAGCACATGGATGAAAATAGCTTTGAAGAGCTAGTTGAACAAAAAAGCAAATACAATCTCAGGATAAAAAAGGCCTATGAATATGCAAAGCAACATATGAATAGAAATTCAAGTTTTTAA
- a CDS encoding DUF87 domain-containing protein has translation MNMIDIEEKLELLSDEEGAYVGRKKSTFEKYKGKAALYIGKVNETSRQWTNYLNRRVLLDSISPHAIFICGMRGSGKSYTLGVIVEEMAMKNDAVGILIIDPMGIFWSMKQKNKTASEGEMLERWGLKPTGIKNVRVFIPKGYVHKAPKETWDDVFKIKPSELRVEDWCLTFDIERFDTMGLLIERVIEKTKSGYTTIDEKHVAGLGDDYDIEDLIKTIENEESISSREGGFKENTRRALNARLTGAIQWGIFDKNGTKLNDLSKRGQVSVIDVSFLEDNVRALVVGLLSRNILNTRKVISRQEAMGDINILGNVPVTWLMIDEAHILVPRGGKVTAATDSLIEYVRQGRQPGCSIVLATQQPSAIDSRILSQVDLLICHKLVYQDDIKAVLQRMPSEIPNKLSDFRFIRSLPIGSAIIGDKEESTSRAFLISVRPRISQHEGRERQPMLEIDPELMKTNVKNLILEKYRQKRPLAEMEEVVNIANQEYKLKFSFEDIIEELRLDGEFDVKEEVKPKPEPKPVVLDIPMIDEEEDSLEEVELFEEYEAQEIGEAKFKGIRIAPIISAEISYDEMKEIASKNKKKISFRSEEIKGIYPIYYPLTMVFFDYMPKKGSYKSMSCFFDGITGELLIWDGKISRTVGFSEIYKLKPDDKWFLDYLIDRENPTLSDIKKETGLTPRKTHSLISSLESKGLIEYKQDGGNLSVRPKIKFKLVRGFEDKKLKKLNLSLNSKEISGKVIDPLISKNDVSKGIESLGNAKIWRTEEVYLPYWLVVYQNSKGKERREVFDAFRGKKDEHIRDIVLLRL, from the coding sequence GTGAACATGATCGATATTGAGGAAAAATTGGAACTTCTTTCTGATGAAGAAGGGGCATACGTTGGTAGAAAAAAGAGTACCTTTGAGAAGTATAAGGGTAAAGCTGCTCTTTACATTGGCAAGGTAAATGAAACAAGCCGACAGTGGACTAACTACCTGAATAGGAGGGTTCTTCTTGATAGCATAAGCCCTCACGCAATATTCATCTGTGGTATGAGGGGAAGCGGTAAGTCATACACACTTGGGGTCATAGTTGAAGAGATGGCTATGAAAAACGATGCAGTCGGGATTTTGATAATTGACCCGATGGGCATATTCTGGAGCATGAAGCAAAAAAACAAGACCGCAAGCGAGGGAGAAATGCTTGAGAGGTGGGGATTAAAGCCCACAGGGATAAAAAATGTTAGGGTCTTTATCCCAAAAGGTTACGTCCACAAGGCACCCAAAGAAACGTGGGATGATGTCTTCAAGATAAAACCATCTGAGTTAAGGGTTGAAGATTGGTGCCTTACCTTTGATATTGAAAGGTTTGACACAATGGGCCTTCTAATTGAGAGGGTAATTGAGAAGACAAAGTCAGGATACACAACTATTGATGAAAAACATGTTGCCGGGCTTGGTGATGATTATGATATCGAGGATCTAATCAAGACAATTGAAAACGAAGAGAGCATATCCTCCCGTGAAGGTGGATTTAAGGAGAACACAAGAAGGGCCCTCAATGCAAGGCTCACAGGTGCAATCCAGTGGGGGATATTTGACAAGAACGGAACAAAACTAAATGATCTATCAAAGAGGGGCCAAGTTTCTGTCATAGATGTTAGCTTCTTAGAGGATAACGTCAGGGCTCTTGTTGTTGGGCTCCTTTCAAGGAATATCCTCAATACTAGAAAAGTCATCTCAAGACAGGAAGCCATGGGTGATATAAATATCTTAGGAAATGTACCAGTCACATGGCTCATGATAGATGAAGCACACATCCTTGTTCCAAGAGGCGGTAAAGTAACAGCAGCAACTGATAGTCTTATTGAATATGTTAGGCAGGGGAGGCAGCCAGGCTGTTCCATTGTCCTTGCAACTCAGCAGCCCTCAGCTATTGATTCAAGAATTCTTTCTCAAGTTGACCTACTAATATGCCACAAGCTTGTCTATCAGGACGATATCAAAGCGGTCCTTCAGAGGATGCCGTCTGAAATACCAAATAAACTTTCTGATTTTAGATTCATAAGATCCCTCCCAATAGGAAGTGCAATAATTGGTGACAAGGAAGAGTCTACTTCCAGGGCATTTTTGATATCTGTTAGGCCTAGAATAAGCCAGCATGAGGGAAGAGAAAGGCAGCCAATGCTTGAGATTGATCCCGAACTTATGAAGACAAATGTTAAAAATCTTATATTAGAAAAATATCGCCAGAAGAGGCCGCTTGCTGAAATGGAAGAAGTTGTAAATATAGCAAATCAGGAGTATAAGCTAAAATTTTCATTTGAAGATATTATCGAAGAGCTAAGGCTTGATGGAGAATTTGATGTAAAGGAGGAAGTAAAACCTAAACCGGAACCAAAGCCAGTTGTCCTCGACATCCCCATGATTGATGAGGAAGAGGATTCTTTGGAAGAAGTTGAGCTATTTGAGGAGTATGAAGCTCAAGAGATAGGCGAAGCTAAGTTTAAAGGAATTAGGATAGCCCCGATTATATCCGCCGAAATATCCTATGACGAGATGAAAGAAATTGCCTCAAAAAATAAGAAAAAAATATCATTTAGGTCTGAGGAGATAAAGGGAATATATCCTATTTACTATCCTCTCACAATGGTGTTTTTTGATTATATGCCAAAGAAGGGCAGTTACAAGAGCATGTCATGCTTCTTTGATGGAATTACAGGGGAACTACTTATCTGGGACGGAAAGATTTCAAGAACTGTAGGATTTTCTGAAATCTACAAACTAAAGCCTGATGACAAATGGTTTTTGGACTATCTAATAGACAGAGAAAATCCAACTCTTTCAGATATTAAAAAGGAAACAGGTCTTACGCCTAGAAAAACGCATTCATTGATCTCAAGCCTAGAATCAAAAGGATTAATAGAGTATAAGCAAGATGGGGGCAATCTCAGCGTTAGGCCAAAGATAAAATTTAAATTGGTAAGGGGCTTTGAGGATAAAAAACTTAAAAAACTGAATTTATCCCTAAATAGCAAGGAAATATCGGGCAAAGTAATTGACCCCCTTATATCAAAAAATGACGTTTCAAAAGGCATTGAATCTTTAGGAAATGCAAAAATCTGGAGAACTGAAGAGGTATACCTTCCATACTGGCTTGTCG